The following proteins come from a genomic window of Streptomyces sp. NBC_00539:
- a CDS encoding tryptophan 2,3-dioxygenase, whose translation MSPLDPRGVEDGPILDFPGPSTPYIDYQSIDVLLSLQHPLSDAPAEPTFYILGQVKELLFKLLYGELCTVRQMLDADDVAQGVWTLRRAHRVVELLTRTWDVLSTLAPTEFNAFRAHLGQASGFQSYMYRMLEYVLGNKNAAMARAHRRVPQVHAQVQTALAAPSVYDAALHLLARRGAAIPQAVLVRNPAEPYVPHDAVERAWADVYQAGGPGEVMFELAEALIAVAEGFGRWRALHLLTVERIIGTKSGTGGTAGVEWLRRASEHRIFCELWSARSLL comes from the coding sequence GTGAGTCCGCTCGATCCGCGTGGCGTCGAGGACGGCCCCATTTTGGACTTCCCCGGCCCCAGTACTCCTTACATCGATTACCAGAGCATCGATGTCCTGCTGTCCCTCCAGCACCCTTTGTCCGACGCCCCCGCCGAGCCGACGTTCTACATCCTCGGACAGGTGAAAGAGCTTCTGTTCAAGCTGCTCTACGGGGAACTGTGCACCGTCCGCCAAATGCTCGACGCCGATGATGTCGCCCAAGGCGTGTGGACGCTGCGCCGCGCGCATCGGGTGGTCGAGTTGCTCACCCGAACCTGGGACGTGCTGAGCACCCTGGCTCCCACCGAGTTCAACGCCTTCCGCGCTCACTTGGGCCAGGCGTCGGGCTTCCAGTCGTACATGTACCGGATGCTCGAATACGTCCTGGGCAACAAAAACGCTGCCATGGCCCGGGCGCACCGCAGGGTGCCGCAGGTGCACGCGCAGGTCCAGACGGCTCTGGCCGCACCGAGTGTGTACGACGCCGCCCTGCACCTATTGGCACGGCGCGGTGCCGCCATCCCGCAGGCCGTGCTCGTACGGAACCCTGCCGAACCGTATGTGCCACACGATGCCGTGGAACGGGCATGGGCGGACGTGTACCAGGCCGGTGGTCCGGGTGAGGTCATGTTCGAGCTCGCCGAGGCGCTCATCGCTGTCGCCGAGGGTTTCGGCCGCTGGCGTGCCCTGCACCTGCTCACCGTGGAACGGATCATCGGTACCAAGTCCGGGACCGGCGGAACCGCCGGGGTGGAGTGGCTGCGGCGCGCCAGCGAGCACCGGATCTTTTGCGAGCTGTGGAGCGCCAGGAGCCTTTTGTGA
- a CDS encoding MMPL family transporter, whose translation MPQNTAPPTQRSTQPTSPLHWAAKRPWRLLGATALLTVVLAAVGAMASTGLSAGGFTPTGTESSRVERLLTQHFGVPQSDLLLYVRGDIDDPVAATEGRDLTRRLAAEPGVASAQSFWSTGAGELRARDGHAALITIDLSGDDTQAAAAAARIVPHATKSVMHLEVSAGGPAWTSVQATDQSRKDLFRAELIAAPLTILILLFAFGSATAAVLPAVVGVATVTLTTAVLGLLTRVMAVSVFATNITTALGFGLAVDYALLVVTRFREELAAGATVTEAVVTTMRTAGRSVLFSAATVALALCCLFVFPLQFLRSMACAGLAVVVLSALATVTVMPALLTLLGNRIAGATNRPKPSREPTDSAAWRHIAQAAVTRPLLLGGACAAALIALTIPFGHVQFGIPDERALPAHLEAHATGEYVRRDFPAPADRTLAVLLPATDPLTQATELSRYAQRLADVPGVATVEAATGTFSPGAPSIAPAAGHRRFTAPGTTWLTVSGRPSLDTAGADDLVQRVRHVTAPGPRLVGGLPAQHVDTLTALGDRLPAATAIAGFSTLLLLFLFTRSVLIPLKALLLAALSLTACLGIMVFIFQEGHLHSLVGEFTVTGQLDVAMPLLTIVVAFGLSVDYEVFLLARIKEEYLRTGAHSPSIVFGIARTGRLVTAAALIVATMMGALASSGVTPLKIFGTGLALAVLIDATLVRGVLVPCLMQLTGKANWWAPSFLSRREATDGSLPKRSESPLPHQHPAGDPANTPSP comes from the coding sequence GTGCCACAGAACACCGCCCCACCGACGCAACGCAGCACCCAGCCGACCTCTCCACTTCACTGGGCGGCGAAAAGACCGTGGCGGCTGCTCGGTGCCACAGCCCTGCTCACGGTGGTCCTCGCCGCGGTCGGCGCCATGGCCTCGACAGGACTGTCCGCCGGCGGGTTCACCCCCACCGGCACGGAATCCTCCCGCGTGGAACGCTTGCTGACACAGCACTTCGGCGTACCCCAGAGTGACCTCCTCCTGTATGTACGAGGCGACATCGACGACCCCGTGGCGGCGACCGAGGGCCGGGACCTCACCCGGCGCCTCGCCGCCGAGCCGGGCGTCGCAAGCGCACAGTCCTTCTGGAGCACCGGGGCCGGCGAACTGCGCGCCAGGGACGGTCACGCCGCCCTGATCACCATCGATCTGTCCGGCGACGACACGCAGGCGGCAGCCGCCGCGGCCCGCATCGTGCCCCACGCCACAAAGAGCGTCATGCACCTGGAGGTATCCGCCGGCGGGCCGGCCTGGACGAGTGTCCAAGCGACCGACCAGAGCCGCAAGGACCTGTTCCGGGCCGAGCTGATCGCCGCCCCGCTGACCATCCTCATCCTGCTGTTCGCCTTCGGCTCAGCCACCGCCGCAGTCCTGCCCGCCGTCGTCGGCGTCGCCACCGTGACCCTCACCACCGCAGTACTCGGCCTGCTGACCCGCGTCATGGCGGTGTCCGTGTTCGCAACCAACATCACCACCGCATTGGGGTTCGGGCTCGCGGTTGACTACGCACTGCTGGTGGTGACCCGCTTCCGCGAGGAACTCGCCGCAGGGGCAACCGTCACCGAAGCCGTCGTCACCACCATGCGCACGGCAGGACGCAGTGTGCTCTTCTCCGCAGCAACGGTCGCCCTCGCGCTCTGTTGCCTCTTCGTCTTCCCCCTGCAGTTCCTGCGCTCCATGGCCTGCGCCGGGCTGGCTGTCGTCGTCCTCTCGGCCCTCGCCACGGTGACTGTCATGCCCGCTCTGCTCACCTTGCTGGGCAACCGAATCGCCGGCGCGACAAACCGGCCGAAGCCGTCCCGCGAACCGACGGACAGCGCAGCATGGCGGCACATCGCCCAGGCCGCCGTCACCCGCCCGCTGCTGCTGGGCGGAGCCTGCGCTGCGGCACTCATCGCCCTGACGATCCCCTTCGGGCACGTCCAGTTCGGTATCCCCGACGAGCGCGCCCTCCCGGCCCACCTCGAAGCCCATGCCACAGGCGAGTACGTACGCCGCGACTTCCCCGCGCCCGCGGACCGCACCCTGGCGGTCCTGCTCCCCGCCACCGACCCCCTCACGCAGGCCACCGAACTCAGCCGCTACGCCCAACGCCTCGCCGACGTTCCCGGCGTGGCCACCGTGGAAGCAGCCACCGGCACGTTCTCACCCGGCGCCCCCTCCATCGCGCCCGCCGCCGGCCACCGGCGTTTCACAGCACCGGGCACCACATGGTTGACCGTCTCCGGCCGTCCCTCGTTGGACACAGCCGGCGCGGACGACCTCGTACAGCGCGTACGGCATGTGACCGCACCCGGCCCCCGCCTCGTCGGGGGCCTGCCCGCTCAACACGTCGACACGCTCACGGCCCTCGGCGACCGGCTGCCTGCTGCGACCGCCATCGCGGGTTTCAGCACCCTGCTTCTCCTCTTCCTCTTCACTCGCTCCGTCCTCATCCCCTTGAAGGCGCTGCTACTCGCCGCGCTCAGCCTGACGGCCTGCCTGGGCATCATGGTCTTCATCTTCCAGGAAGGGCACCTTCATAGCCTGGTCGGCGAGTTCACCGTCACCGGCCAGCTGGACGTCGCCATGCCGCTGCTGACCATCGTCGTCGCCTTCGGTCTGTCGGTCGACTACGAGGTCTTCCTGCTCGCACGGATCAAAGAGGAATACCTCCGCACCGGCGCGCACTCCCCGTCCATCGTCTTCGGAATCGCCCGTACCGGCCGCCTGGTCACCGCTGCCGCCCTCATCGTGGCCACCATGATGGGCGCGCTCGCCAGCTCCGGCGTCACCCCGCTCAAGATCTTCGGCACAGGTCTGGCCCTCGCCGTCCTCATCGACGCCACCCTCGTCCGCGGCGTTCTCGTCCCCTGCCTCATGCAACTCACCGGCAAAGCAAACTGGTGGGCTCCATCCTTCCTGTCGCGCCGCGAAGCGACCGACGGTTCCCTGCCGAAGCGCTCCGAGTCACCCCTCCCACACCAACATCCGGCAGGAGACCCCGCCAACACGCCAAGCCCGTGA